A stretch of Cicer arietinum cultivar CDC Frontier isolate Library 1 chromosome 5, Cicar.CDCFrontier_v2.0, whole genome shotgun sequence DNA encodes these proteins:
- the LOC101498052 gene encoding transcription factor TCP5-like yields the protein MASSREGYEAKQEGGENSNNNSIEKISKAASTSRQWSSTGLRNPRIVRVSRTFGGKDRHSKVCTIRGLRDRRIRLSVPTAIQLYDLQDKLGLGQPSKVIDWLLEATKFDIDKLPPLQFPQGFSQFHHPQTLLPFHESITSASHELSLGPLYDPSSSFVGIQNLMARSKFWEMDSRVNNKGKEVEREYFVEKGKWIKTNEEENHEASYNNFQQTSTQKLFPMETHSTLPSFLNNNAMSYNNYHLEPSNLSLSQFGGSHGLFQSQQVDPNQSSGNGLQFPFSFPLQQSTSQLLFGPSSSSTSPSSSSLLSNPFMTTTNSVENDPRVQQFNHFQFINSSSSSSQAMTHPLLPSFHSFNSPAVRPFPMPFSSKLLDLDNNHNGNQHDNKGCRGDRS from the coding sequence atGGCAAGTTCAAGAGAAGGTTATGAAGCAAAGCAAGAGGGAGGTGAAAATAGCAATAATAATAGTATTGAAAAGATTTCAAAGGCAGCTTCTACTTCAAGACAATGGTCATCAACAGGGTTAAGAAATCCAAGAATTGTGAGAGTATCTCGTACATTTGGTGGAAAAGATAGGCATAGCAAAGTTTGCACTATAAGAGGTTTAAGAGATAGAAGAATTAGGCTTTCAGTTCCAACAGCAATTCAATTATATGATCTTCAAGACAAACTTGGTTTAGGACAACCAAGTAAAGTAATTGATTGGTTACTTGAAGCAACAAAATTTGACATTGATAAACTCCCTCCACTTCAATTCCCACAAGGCTTTTCACAATTTCATCATCCACAAACCCTACTTCCTTTTCATGAATCAATTACTAGTGCTTCTCATGAACTTTCACTTGGTCCTTTGTATGATCCTAGTTCATCATTTGTTGGGATTCAAAATCTCATGGCAAGGTCAAAGTTTTGGGAAATGGATTCAAGGGTTAATAATAAAGGGAAAGAAGTTGAAAGAGAGTACTTTGTTGAAAAGGGTAAGTGGATCAAaacaaatgaagaagaaaatcatgaAGCTAGTTACAATAATTTTCAACAAACTTCAACTCAAAAGCTTTTTCCTATGGAGACTCATTCTACTTTACCAAGTTTTCTTAACAATAATGCTATGTCATATAACAACTACCATTTAGAACCTTCTAATTTGTCTTTATCTCAATTTGGAGGAAGCCATGGATTGTTCCAATCACAACAAGTAGATCCAAATCAAAGTAGTGGAAATGGTTTGCAATTTCCATTTTCTTTTCCACTTCAACAATCTACTTCACAATTATTGTTTGgaccttcttcttcttctacttcaccatcatcatcatcacttTTGAGTAATCCTTttatgacaacaacaaattcaGTTGAAAATGATCCAAGAGTACAACAATTCAACCATTTTCAGTTCATAAACTCATCTAGTTCTTCTTCTCAAGCTATGACTCATCCACTCCTTCCATCTTTTCACTCATTCAACTCACCTGCTGTTAGACCTTTTCCAATGCCATTTAGTTCCAAGCTTCTTGATTTGGATAACAATCACAATGGTAACCAACATGATAATAAGGGTTGTCGCGGCGATCGTTCTTGA